A single window of Chitinophagales bacterium DNA harbors:
- a CDS encoding cupin domain-containing protein, with protein MHPKAQHYIQHLQLEAHPEGGYFRRTYQSSLTLPSTALPKHFKESRLAASAIYFLLTTESFSAFHQLQADELWHFYAGSTVTLYLIHPDSTLQTIEVGDPLTNPNASFQALIPAQTWFAAAVTTADSYALVGCTLAPAFDFEDFELAEKQTLLQQYPQHSTWIERYVR; from the coding sequence ATGCACCCAAAAGCCCAACACTACATCCAACACCTTCAATTAGAAGCCCATCCAGAAGGCGGTTATTTTCGGCGAACTTACCAAAGCTCCCTTACCTTGCCTTCCACTGCCCTACCCAAGCACTTCAAAGAAAGCCGTTTAGCCGCAAGTGCCATTTATTTCCTACTGACCACTGAGTCCTTCTCTGCCTTTCATCAATTGCAGGCAGATGAATTGTGGCATTTTTATGCAGGCAGCACCGTCACCCTTTATTTGATTCATCCAGATAGCACATTGCAGACCATTGAAGTAGGCGACCCTCTGACCAATCCAAACGCCTCTTTTCAAGCACTCATTCCCGCCCAAACTTGGTTTGCAGCAGCCGTCACCACAGCAGATTCTTATGCTTTGGTCGGTTGCACACTTGCGCCAGCATTTGATTTTGAAGATTTTGAATTGGCAGAAAAACAGACTCTTTTGCAGCAGTATCCACAACATTCGACATGGATAGAAAGGTATGTGCGGTAA